In Gordonia iterans, the following proteins share a genomic window:
- a CDS encoding MMPL family transporter yields MLERLTRRVIAAPKLVLSLTLVLLVAAGIYGAGAAGKMLAGGYEDPGSESTHASQVLDEVFGQAGAQVVIKLDGPSGTDMATDPAAKAVGTEITDRLATLDYVQQPVLTVWNSPQLAGELLSRDKTSTQIVFGVDGGDEHAPRHAQELSDELTGTRQGIEIKVAGPALVYKQVNDQTSKDLLIAEAIAIPISFLLLIVIFGGVVAAALPVLVGIVSIIGTMALLRVIAEFVDVSIYALNLTTAMGLALAIDYTLLIVTRYREEVGRGLPRPDAIVRTMNTAGRTVIFSAVTVGLSLAALAIFPMYFLRSFAYAGLGVVAVALIAAVVVTPALMMVLGDRIDALDLRRAVRKMRGRPEPEPKPLEEGFWYRSAQWVLRHAVPAGLAITTLLIVLGLPFSGIKFGFPDDRVLPESASAHAVQKEIREQYDESSSSNTIVVIEGTVGDQAMASYASELSKVDKVTAVSSPAGVYRDGVVVAPAQPDLVDGDHALINITGDVEPMQDDGQRQIEELRDVPRPDGATVSFTGLAAVNADVVSAIYQNLPWVLLVIAVATYLLLFLFTGSVVLPLKALVLNVLSLSATFGAMVWIFQDGHFGGFGTTATGILVATMPVLMFCIAFGLSMDYEVFLLGRIREEWLKSGRTREDNDRAVAVGLARTGRVVTAAALLMAIVFAGIAASQVSFMRMFGVGLALAVLMDATLIRMVLVPAFMRLAGRWNWWAPRPLRRLHDRIGLTEE; encoded by the coding sequence ATGCTGGAGCGTCTGACGAGGCGAGTGATCGCCGCCCCGAAACTCGTGTTGTCGCTGACCCTGGTCTTGCTTGTCGCCGCAGGCATCTACGGCGCCGGCGCCGCGGGGAAGATGCTCGCCGGCGGCTACGAGGACCCCGGCTCCGAATCGACCCACGCCTCCCAAGTGCTCGACGAGGTGTTCGGGCAGGCCGGTGCGCAGGTGGTGATCAAGCTCGACGGTCCGTCCGGAACGGACATGGCGACCGACCCGGCCGCCAAGGCGGTGGGCACGGAGATCACCGACCGCCTGGCCACTCTCGACTACGTGCAGCAGCCGGTGCTGACGGTGTGGAACTCCCCGCAGCTCGCCGGGGAACTGCTCAGTCGCGACAAGACCTCCACGCAGATCGTCTTCGGCGTCGACGGCGGCGATGAGCACGCGCCGCGACATGCGCAGGAACTCTCCGACGAGTTGACGGGAACCCGGCAGGGCATCGAGATCAAGGTCGCCGGACCGGCGCTGGTCTACAAGCAGGTCAACGATCAGACGTCGAAGGACCTGCTGATCGCCGAGGCCATCGCCATCCCGATCAGCTTTCTGCTGCTCATCGTGATCTTCGGCGGCGTCGTCGCCGCGGCGCTGCCGGTGCTGGTCGGCATCGTCTCGATCATCGGCACCATGGCGCTGCTGCGGGTGATCGCCGAGTTCGTGGATGTGTCGATCTACGCGCTGAACCTGACGACGGCGATGGGGCTGGCCCTCGCGATCGACTACACGCTGCTGATCGTCACCCGATACCGGGAAGAGGTGGGCCGGGGGCTCCCGCGGCCCGATGCGATCGTGCGCACGATGAACACAGCCGGGCGCACGGTGATCTTCTCCGCGGTGACGGTCGGCCTGTCGCTCGCTGCGCTTGCGATCTTCCCGATGTACTTTCTGCGCTCGTTCGCCTACGCCGGCCTCGGTGTGGTGGCGGTGGCACTGATCGCCGCGGTGGTGGTGACGCCCGCGCTGATGATGGTGCTCGGCGATCGGATCGACGCACTGGACCTGCGGCGCGCCGTCCGGAAGATGCGAGGCCGGCCCGAACCCGAGCCGAAGCCGCTGGAGGAGGGATTCTGGTATCGCAGCGCGCAGTGGGTGCTGCGCCATGCGGTGCCCGCCGGTCTGGCGATCACGACCCTGCTGATCGTGCTGGGACTGCCGTTCTCCGGGATCAAGTTCGGCTTCCCCGACGACCGCGTCCTCCCCGAATCGGCGAGCGCCCACGCGGTGCAGAAAGAGATCCGCGAACAATACGACGAGAGCTCGTCGTCGAACACCATCGTGGTGATCGAAGGAACGGTCGGCGATCAGGCGATGGCGTCGTACGCCTCGGAACTGTCGAAGGTCGACAAGGTGACGGCGGTGTCGAGTCCGGCCGGCGTCTACCGCGACGGCGTGGTGGTCGCGCCTGCGCAGCCGGATCTGGTCGACGGCGATCATGCGCTGATCAACATCACCGGCGACGTCGAGCCGATGCAGGACGACGGCCAGCGCCAGATCGAGGAGCTGCGCGACGTGCCCAGGCCGGACGGTGCGACGGTGAGCTTCACCGGCCTGGCCGCGGTGAACGCCGACGTGGTGTCAGCCATCTACCAGAACCTCCCGTGGGTACTGCTGGTGATCGCGGTGGCCACCTACCTCCTGTTGTTCCTGTTCACCGGCAGCGTCGTGCTCCCGTTGAAGGCGCTGGTTCTGAACGTGCTGTCGCTGTCGGCGACGTTCGGCGCGATGGTGTGGATCTTCCAGGACGGGCACTTCGGCGGATTCGGCACGACGGCCACCGGCATCCTCGTGGCGACCATGCCGGTGCTGATGTTCTGCATCGCATTCGGTCTCTCGATGGATTACGAGGTGTTCCTGCTGGGCCGGATACGGGAGGAGTGGCTCAAATCGGGCCGGACGCGCGAGGACAACGACCGCGCCGTCGCGGTCGGTCTGGCTCGCACCGGCCGGGTGGTGACGGCCGCCGCCCTGCTGATGGCGATCGTCTTCGCCGGGATCGCCGCATCGCAGGTCTCGTTCATGCGAATGTTCGGCGTGGGCCTGGCGCTCGCGGTACTGATGGATGCGACGCTGATCCGCATGGTGCTGGTGCCGGCGTTCATGCGGCTGGCCGGCCGATGGAATTGGTGGGCGCCCAGACCGCTGCGCCGGCTGCACGACCGGATCGGCCTGACCGAGGAGTGA